In Brachypodium distachyon strain Bd21 chromosome 2, Brachypodium_distachyon_v3.0, whole genome shotgun sequence, one genomic interval encodes:
- the LOC100831116 gene encoding transcription factor bHLH162, with product MEEVKGNKGKGVRRSRAKSTGGMTAAAERKEIERERRQHMKGLCLKLASLIPKENYSSTDTMTQLDSLDEAASYIKKLKDRVDELQQKKSSAQAIASLRSGVGQSSKMGVFSELEVEKAGERLSASVPVVQVRHHDDSSMDVVLLCSAKRPIKFHEVITILEEEGAEVVNANYSISGDKVFYTIHCRAFSSRIGIEVSRVSERLSILMKFVN from the exons ATGGAGGAGGTGAAGGGGAATAAGGGGAAGGGTgtgaggaggagcagggcgAAGAGCACCGGCGgcatgacggcggcggcggagaggaaggagatcgagagagagagaaggcagCACATGAAGGGCCTCTGCCTCAAGCTCGCATCCCTCATCCCAAAAGAAAACTACTCCTCCACG GATACAATGACCCAGCTGGACAGCCTTGACGAAGCAGCCTCGTACATCAAGAAGCTTAAGGACAGAGTGGACGAgctgcagcagaagaagagctcTGCACAGGCCATTGCTAGCTTAAGATCAGGAGTAGGCCAATCCTCAAAGATGGGCGTGTTTTCAGAGTTAGAAGTAGAGAAAGCCGGGGAGAGGTTATCGGCTTCAGTTCCGGTGGTGCAGGTACGGCACCATGATGATTCGAGCATGGATGTGGTGTTGCTATGTAGTGCGAAGAGGCCGATAAAGTTCCACGAGGTGATCACCATCCTTGAGGAAGAAGGCGCTGAGGTTGTCAATGCTAACTACTCTATCAGTGGCGACAAAGTCTTCTACACCATACACTGCAGG GCCTTCAGCTCAAGAATTGGCATAGAGGTTTCAAGGGTTTCCGAAAGACTGAGCATTCTTATGAAGTTTGTGAACTGA
- the LOC100832319 gene encoding transcription factor bHLH168: MKSRRQQQQSVGVTSSDGGGCNKMERKDVEKNRRLHMKGLCLKLSSLVPASHHHHNTSFNSSSPPSSNSKDAATQLDQLDSAAAYIKQLKSRIDELRRRKQSRAGNGGGGGSSSSSGNGKGNGEMLPVVEVRQQENAAVDVALVSEAGKPFKLHEVIAVLEQEGAEVVSASFSAVADKIFYTIHSQALCPRIGLDAARVAHRLRALAAP, encoded by the exons ATGAAGAGcaggaggcagcagcagcagagcgtAGGAGTGACGAGCAGCGACGGAGGAGGATGTAATAAGATGGAGAGGAAGGATGTTGAGAAGAACCGGAGGCTGCACATGAAGGGCCTCTGCCTCAAgctctcctccctcgtccCTGCATCTCACCACCATCACAACACCTCTTTCaactcctcctctccgccaTCCTCAAACTCCAAG GACGCGGCGACGCAGCTGGATCAGCTGGACAGCGCGGCGGCGTACATCAAGCAGCTCAAGTCTCGCATCGACGAGCTGCGGCGCCGCAAGCAATCCCGcgccggcaatggcggcggtggcggctcgtcgtcctcctccggcaaCGGCAAAGGCAACGGCGAGATGCTGCCGGTGGTGGAGGTGCGGCAGCAGGAGAACGCGGCGGTGGACGTGGCGCTGGTGAGCGAGGCCGGGAAGCCGTTCAAGCTTCACGAGGTGATCGCCGTGCTGGAGCAGGAAGGCGCCGAGGTCGTCAGCGCCAGCttctccgccgtcgccgacaaGATCTTCTACACCATCCACTCCCAGGCGCTCTGCCCACGCATCGGCCTCGACGCCGCCAGGGTCGCCCACCGCCTCAGAGCACTCGCCGCACCCTGA